From one Trichlorobacter lovleyi SZ genomic stretch:
- a CDS encoding 2-oxoacid:acceptor oxidoreductase subunit alpha has translation MTSEERETMSQTELSRVVIKFTGDSGDGMQLTGNQYTLASAAFGNDVATLPDYPSEIRAPAGTISGVSGFQMQFGDGKVNSPGDFPDVLVAMNPAALKVNGKFVKPGGIILTDIDAYTESNLTKAGYTEDPFAAPELDGKKVLKVPMTSQVVAALEAFDAPRKAKEKCKNFFTLGVLFWMYDLAPEHNIAWMKEKWKSKPQLVEMNETAIKAGMIYAENSTGMAQHRYRIKPAELPAGTYRNLTGNDATAIALVTASKLAGVDMFLGTYPITPATDILHEYAKYKQFGVKSHQAEDEIAGICSAIGAAHAGVLAATTTSGPGMALNAEAMGLAAISEIPLVIVNVQRGGPSTGLPTKTEQADLMQAMYCRNGEAPIPIIAAKSPSDCFHQTLEAVRIATKYMTPVILLTDGYIGQGSEPFRVPSLDELPQIDVKFRTEAESEYLPYARDEKTLAREWVKPGTPGLQNRIGGLEKDFLTGAVSHDPVNHQKMVDVRAAKVDGIADDIPELEIYGDQDGGDVLIVGWGSTYGSIKNSVDKYRAQGKSVSQAHFTHIYPFPKNTEEVLKKFRHVVVTEINAGQLNELLRAKFEVHTEQINKVQGLPFREHEIAEVIDTLI, from the coding sequence ATGACCAGCGAAGAGAGAGAAACCATGAGTCAGACTGAACTATCCAGAGTTGTCATCAAGTTTACCGGTGATTCGGGTGACGGAATGCAGCTGACCGGGAACCAGTACACCCTGGCGTCTGCAGCCTTCGGTAATGACGTCGCGACACTGCCTGATTATCCGTCCGAGATCCGCGCACCAGCCGGAACTATCTCCGGCGTCAGCGGGTTCCAGATGCAGTTCGGCGATGGCAAGGTCAACAGCCCCGGCGATTTTCCGGATGTGCTGGTTGCCATGAACCCGGCAGCGCTTAAGGTCAACGGCAAGTTCGTCAAACCGGGCGGTATTATCCTTACCGATATCGATGCCTATACCGAAAGCAACCTTACAAAAGCCGGTTACACAGAAGATCCATTTGCTGCTCCGGAACTGGATGGCAAAAAGGTCTTAAAGGTGCCGATGACTTCGCAAGTCGTCGCTGCTCTGGAGGCGTTCGATGCCCCTCGAAAAGCCAAGGAAAAGTGCAAAAACTTCTTCACCCTGGGCGTCCTCTTCTGGATGTACGATCTGGCGCCGGAGCACAACATCGCCTGGATGAAGGAGAAGTGGAAGAGCAAACCGCAGCTGGTCGAGATGAACGAAACCGCCATCAAGGCCGGGATGATTTATGCCGAAAACTCCACTGGCATGGCTCAGCACAGGTACAGGATTAAGCCTGCAGAACTGCCTGCGGGGACTTACCGGAATCTGACCGGTAACGATGCCACTGCCATTGCTCTGGTTACTGCATCCAAACTGGCTGGTGTCGATATGTTCCTTGGCACTTACCCGATCACCCCGGCGACTGACATCCTCCACGAGTACGCCAAGTACAAGCAGTTCGGAGTAAAGTCACATCAGGCAGAAGATGAGATTGCCGGAATCTGCTCTGCGATTGGTGCGGCCCACGCCGGGGTACTGGCAGCGACCACCACCTCCGGACCTGGGATGGCGCTCAATGCTGAAGCGATGGGGCTGGCGGCGATCTCGGAGATTCCCCTGGTGATCGTCAATGTCCAACGGGGCGGTCCTTCGACCGGTCTGCCGACCAAGACCGAGCAGGCGGATTTGATGCAGGCGATGTACTGTCGCAACGGTGAAGCACCGATTCCGATCATCGCAGCCAAGTCGCCGTCCGACTGTTTTCACCAAACCCTGGAAGCGGTACGCATCGCCACCAAATACATGACCCCGGTGATTCTGCTCACCGATGGCTATATTGGCCAAGGTTCAGAGCCGTTCCGGGTTCCTAGCCTGGATGAACTGCCGCAGATCGACGTCAAGTTCAGAACTGAGGCTGAAAGCGAATATCTCCCGTATGCGCGGGATGAAAAGACCCTGGCGCGTGAATGGGTCAAGCCGGGCACACCGGGGCTGCAGAACCGCATCGGTGGTCTGGAGAAAGATTTTTTGACCGGTGCTGTCAGTCACGATCCAGTCAACCACCAGAAGATGGTTGATGTCCGTGCCGCCAAGGTTGACGGTATCGCTGATGATATTCCTGAGCTGGAAATCTACGGTGATCAGGATGGCGGTGATGTCCTCATCGTTGGCTGGGGCTCCACCTATGGCTCGATTAAAAACTCGGTCGATAAGTATCGTGCCCAAGGCAAGTCGGTTTCGCAGGCGCACTTCACCCATATCTATCCGTTCCCGAAGAACACGGAAGAGGTGCTGAAAAAGTTTAGGCATGTGGTTGTTACGGAAATTAATGCTGGCCAGCTCAACGAATTGCTCCGGGCCAAGTTCGAGGTTCATACCGAACAGATCAACAAGGTTCAAGGGCTGCCGTTTAGAGAGCACGAGATTGCCGAAGTCATCGACA
- a CDS encoding uroporphyrinogen decarboxylase/cobalamine-independent methonine synthase family protein encodes MKNPSGRTKQASVGIPTEPVGSIPRPPELQDAMLAHAQGEMTSKELDILFDKAVSETINEFEATGSPVVSDGEQTKSSFATYPLDGLDNLATDGIIISFADGHTRQLPRLTKGPFRYAAYAGSYLARAREFATRPVKQAVISASAMSLLYPEEGLPDYPREQFLADLIKEAVADIRSCFDNGAYQVQIDFTEGRLAVKLDPSRQLLQQFIDLNNQVLSYFTEEERQRIGFHTCPGGDHDSTHSADVDYGELLPLLLTLSASNFYVQMASEEDPEKYLQIIADNLRPNQRIYVGVIDVTSEEIESVETVRDRVFLAAKYIPLAQLGTTDDCGFSPFSDDVATSRATAFAKITARIQGTQLAYAQLK; translated from the coding sequence ATGAAAAATCCATCAGGCAGAACGAAACAGGCTTCAGTCGGGATTCCTACAGAGCCAGTCGGCAGTATTCCGCGCCCACCAGAGTTGCAGGATGCAATGCTCGCACATGCTCAAGGAGAAATGACGAGCAAAGAATTGGACATCCTGTTCGACAAAGCCGTCAGTGAAACCATAAATGAATTTGAAGCGACCGGGTCTCCAGTTGTCAGCGATGGTGAACAGACCAAGTCGAGCTTTGCAACTTATCCTCTGGATGGGTTGGATAACCTTGCCACGGATGGAATCATCATCTCCTTCGCTGACGGCCATACACGTCAGCTGCCTCGACTGACTAAGGGACCGTTCAGATACGCAGCTTATGCTGGTTCATACCTGGCTCGGGCAAGGGAATTTGCCACTCGACCGGTGAAGCAGGCGGTGATTTCTGCCTCGGCGATGAGCTTGCTGTATCCCGAGGAAGGGTTGCCCGATTACCCACGGGAGCAGTTTTTAGCAGACCTCATTAAGGAAGCGGTTGCCGATATCCGCAGCTGCTTCGACAACGGGGCCTACCAGGTGCAGATCGATTTCACCGAAGGGCGGCTGGCGGTCAAACTTGATCCATCCAGACAGCTCCTGCAGCAATTTATCGATCTGAATAATCAGGTTCTCTCTTATTTCACCGAGGAGGAACGGCAGCGGATCGGGTTTCACACTTGCCCTGGTGGGGATCATGATTCTACTCACAGTGCCGATGTTGATTACGGAGAACTTCTTCCTCTGCTGTTGACGCTGAGTGCCAGCAACTTCTATGTGCAGATGGCCAGCGAAGAAGATCCCGAGAAATACTTACAGATCATTGCTGATAACCTGCGACCGAATCAGCGGATCTATGTGGGAGTGATCGATGTCACAAGCGAAGAGATCGAATCTGTCGAAACGGTACGTGACCGGGTTTTTCTGGCAGCAAAGTACATTCCTTTGGCTCAACTTGGCACGACCGATGATTGTGGTTTTTCTCCCTTTAGTGATGATGTGGCAACAAGTCGAGCGACCGCTTTTGCGAAAATTACGGCACGTATCCAAGGTACTCAACTGGCTTATGCTCAACTGAAATAA
- the nrtS gene encoding nitrate/nitrite transporter NrtS: MNSTNDKMEWTTWPEAFDLLFQGVTLQTCIPVAIVVGLILSTINQSDVIISGAATSLTWVKVGMNFVVPFCVSSYGFLNARRTEAPALELENTLES, encoded by the coding sequence ATGAATAGCACAAATGACAAAATGGAATGGACAACCTGGCCAGAGGCATTCGATCTTTTATTTCAAGGTGTGACTCTGCAGACCTGCATCCCGGTGGCCATTGTTGTTGGTCTGATCCTCTCAACCATCAATCAGAGCGACGTTATTATCAGTGGTGCGGCGACCTCGTTGACCTGGGTAAAGGTCGGGATGAACTTTGTCGTTCCCTTTTGCGTGTCGAGCTACGGATTTCTCAATGCCCGTCGAACAGAAGCTCCAGCTCTTGAGTTAGAAAATACACTAGAATCCTGA
- the rsgA gene encoding ribosome small subunit-dependent GTPase A, with protein MNLDDWGWSPFFAEQSMLQQKGYLPARIIRGEKNFFRVLCAEGELTVRFTGRMRHGAGTRADLPVVGDWVMVQPQPDGRGMIHAILERKSSFARNLPGRRKIKGRERAEQQVIAANVDLVLVVSGLDRDFNLRRIERYLTLVGGSGAEAVVVLNKADLCENPQRCLAQVKEIAPKSPVYSCEARDPRQLEFLLPHLQPGRTLALLGSSGVGKSTILNGLLGEQRQKIGEVSQADGKGRHTTTHRELFQLPQGGILIDNPGMRELHLWGDEEDLVESFSDIEELSGKCKFSDCRHQVEPGCAVLRAVEIGEITHERLGNYHKLKAELTSLQRRR; from the coding sequence ATGAATCTCGATGACTGGGGCTGGAGCCCGTTTTTTGCCGAGCAATCCATGCTGCAGCAGAAAGGTTATTTGCCAGCGCGGATCATCCGTGGAGAGAAGAATTTCTTCCGTGTCCTTTGTGCAGAAGGGGAATTAACAGTTCGCTTTACCGGCAGAATGCGCCACGGTGCAGGGACACGCGCCGACTTACCTGTGGTAGGCGACTGGGTGATGGTTCAGCCACAACCGGACGGGCGTGGAATGATCCATGCCATTCTGGAGCGCAAGAGCTCCTTTGCCCGCAATTTGCCGGGTCGCCGGAAAATCAAGGGAAGAGAACGGGCTGAGCAGCAGGTGATCGCAGCCAATGTTGATCTGGTATTGGTTGTTAGCGGTCTTGACCGAGATTTCAATCTGCGTCGGATTGAACGCTACCTGACATTGGTCGGCGGTAGTGGTGCCGAAGCGGTGGTGGTACTGAACAAAGCCGATCTCTGTGAAAATCCTCAGCGTTGTCTAGCGCAGGTTAAAGAGATCGCTCCAAAGTCTCCTGTGTATTCGTGCGAAGCTCGCGATCCACGACAACTCGAATTTCTTCTGCCGCATCTGCAACCGGGCCGGACCTTGGCATTGCTTGGTTCCTCCGGAGTTGGAAAATCGACCATCCTCAATGGGCTGCTCGGTGAACAGCGGCAGAAGATTGGCGAAGTCAGTCAGGCAGACGGCAAAGGCAGGCATACCACAACCCACCGTGAGTTGTTCCAATTGCCGCAGGGTGGAATCCTCATCGACAACCCCGGTATGCGCGAGTTGCATCTTTGGGGGGATGAAGAGGATCTTGTTGAATCCTTTAGCGACATTGAAGAGCTAAGCGGAAAATGCAAATTCAGCGATTGTCGCCATCAGGTTGAACCTGGCTGTGCGGTGTTGAGAGCGGTCGAGATCGGAGAGATCACTCATGAGCGTTTGGGTAACTATCACAAACTCAAAGCTGAACTGACAAGCCTTCAGCGCAGACGTTAG
- a CDS encoding flavodoxin family protein translates to MKVIGISGSPVKNSNTDRLVQAILKSTGLETEFIKLSQKRVQPCIACMACVKDNVCKVKDDFPEIGEKVRQAGAIVVGGYPPYGTIDGFTKAFLERLFSLRHRDGLNRGKLAVTVVTGIGRGVPGLDQGSEQLGLALSMEGMEVLGQLKVTGTTECLICGYGESCPMSSLPWVFGEDIEVTPDKFCKVEEQVEIWQQGQNLGKEIAERLATGG, encoded by the coding sequence ATGAAGGTCATTGGAATTTCAGGAAGTCCGGTCAAAAACTCAAATACCGATCGGCTCGTCCAGGCCATTTTAAAAAGTACAGGACTGGAAACTGAATTTATCAAACTGTCTCAAAAGAGGGTCCAGCCCTGTATCGCCTGTATGGCCTGTGTCAAGGATAATGTCTGTAAGGTAAAAGATGATTTCCCTGAAATTGGAGAAAAAGTAAGACAGGCAGGTGCGATAGTGGTCGGTGGATATCCCCCTTACGGAACCATCGATGGTTTTACCAAGGCGTTCCTCGAAAGGCTCTTTTCACTGCGCCATAGGGATGGACTCAATCGGGGGAAACTGGCTGTGACGGTCGTCACCGGCATCGGTCGCGGAGTCCCCGGATTGGATCAGGGAAGCGAACAACTCGGTCTAGCCCTATCTATGGAAGGCATGGAAGTGCTCGGTCAGCTTAAAGTTACTGGTACTACTGAATGCTTGATCTGTGGTTATGGGGAAAGTTGCCCGATGAGTTCTTTACCCTGGGTTTTTGGCGAAGACATAGAAGTTACTCCTGACAAGTTCTGCAAGGTTGAGGAACAAGTTGAGATCTGGCAGCAAGGTCAGAACCTCGGGAAAGAAATAGCCGAGAGATTGGCTACAGGGGGTTGA